Part of the Pseudomonas abietaniphila genome is shown below.
TTTGCTGCCCACATTGTCGGTGGCGGAGAACCTGTTCCTTGACAACCTGCCCAGCCGTGCCGGTTTCATCAATCGCAAGAAACTGCGTGAAGACGCAATCAAGGCCATGGCTCAAGTCGGGCTGGAAGCGATCGATCCCGACACGTTGGTCGGTGAACTAGGCATTGGTCATCAACAGATGGTCGAAATCGCCCGCAACCTGATCGGCGATTGCCACGTTTTGATTCTCGACGAGCCGACAGCGATGCTGACGGCCCGTGAAGTAGAGATGCTGTTCGAGCAGATCACCCGCTTGCAGGATCGCGGCGTTTCCATCGTTTACATCTCCCATCGCCTGGAAGAGCTGGCCCGCGTTGCGCAGCGAATCGCAGTGTTGCGTGACGGAAAACTCGTATGCGTCGACGCAATGGCCAACTACAACAGCGAGCAGTTGGTGACCCTGATGGTGGGTCGCGAACTGGGCGAGCAGATCGATCTGGGACAGCGCCAGATCGGTCACGTGGCGCTGTCGGTCAAAGGCTTGAGCCGTTCCGACAAAGTCCGCGATGTTTCCTTTGACGTCCGCGCGGGCGAGATTTTCGGCATTTCGGGACTGATCGGTGCGGGCCGTACCGAGCTGCTGCGCCTTATCTACGGCGCGGATGCGGCAGACAGTGGCTCCATTGCAGTCGGCAGCCCGCTGAAACCCGTGCGCGTGAACTCGCCGGTGGATGCTGTTAGCCACGGCATTGCCTTGATCACCGAGGACCGAAAGGGCGAAGGATTGCTGCTGTCGCAGTCGATCAGCGCCAACATTGCGCTGGGCAACATGGAAGCGATTTCCAGTGCCGGCGTCGTCAATGGCGCCGCTGAAATGTCCCTGGCCAGACGTCAGGTGGACGCCATGCGCATTCGCAGTTCGAGCCCGACTCAACTGGTGTCGGAATTGTCTGGCGGCAACCAGCAGAAAGTCGTGATCGGCCGGTGGCTGGAGCGTGACTGTCAGGTGATGCTGTTCGACGAGCCAACGCGCGGCATCGATGTCGGGGCCAAATTCGATATCTACGCGCTGCTGGGTGAACTGACCCGTCAGGGCAGGGCGCTGGTGGTGGTTTCCAGTGATTTGCGCGAATTGATGCTGATCTGCGACCGCATTGGCGTGTTGTCTGCCGGTCGCCTCATCGACACCTTCGAACGCGATACCTGGACACAGGACGAACTGCTCGCTGCCGCCTTCGCCGGCTATCAAAAACGTGATGCGCTGCTGTCTGAAGCAGCGCCCAGGAACGACTGATGAAAACCTCGACTCCTTCGGCCGCGCTGCCTTCTCCCGGCAAGCGCAGCGGCAACTATTTTGGCCTGGGCACCTACCTGGGCCTGGCGGGCGCGTTGCTCGCCATGATCGTGCTGTTCTCGCTGCTCAGCGATCACTTCCTGTCCTATGAAACCTTCAGCACGCTGGCCAACCAGATCCCTGACCTGATGGTGCTGGCGGTCGGCATGACGTTCATTCTGATCATCGGCGGGATTGACCTGTCGGTGGGGTCGGTGCTGGCCTTGGCGGCGTCGGCCGTCAGCGTGGCGATGCTCGGTTGGGGATGGGGCGTGTTCCCGTCGGCGTTGCTGGGCATGGTCTGCGCGACGGCGGCGGGTACGCTGACCGGCTCGATCACCGTGGCGTGGCGCATTCCGTCGTTCATCGTTTCGCTGGGCGTGCTGGAAATGGCCCGAGGCGTGGCGTATCAGCTGACCGATTCTCGCACCGCCTACATTGGTGACTCGTTTGCCTGGCTCTCCAATCCGTTTGCATTTGGCATCTCGCCTTCGTTCGTCATCGCGCTGCTGGTGATCTTCGCGGCTCAGGCAGTCCTCACTCGTACGGTGTTCGGTCGTTACCTGATCGGCATCGGCACCAATGAGGAAGCGGTGCGTCTGGCCGGGATCAATCCGAAGCCCTACAAGATTCTGGTGTTCTCGCTGATGGGGCTGCTGGCGGGCGTTGCTGCACTGTTTCAGATTTCGCGCCTGGAAGCGGCCGACCCGAACGCGGGGTCAGGGCTGGAGCTGCAAGTGATCGCTGCCGTGGTCATCGGTGGCACCAGCCTGATGGGCGGACGTGGCTCTGTCATCAGTACGTTCTTCGGTGTGCTGATCATCTCCGTGCTGGCGGCGGGCCTTGCGCAGATCGGCGCAACGGAGCCGACCAAGCGCATCATCACCGGTGCTGTGATCGTGGTCGCGGTGATCCTCGACACCTACCGCAGCAATCGCGCACGGCGGCGCGGCTGATATGGCCACCATCAAAGATGTGGCTGCAATTGCAGGCATTTCGTACACCACCGTGTCGCATGTTCTCAACAGAACACGACCGGTGAGCGACGAGGTGCGCAAGAAAGTGGAAGCTGCCATTGTGCAACTGGACTACGTGCCCAGTGCCGTGGCGCGCTCCCTGAAAGCCAAATCCACCGCGACCATCGGGTTGCTGATTCCCAACGGCATTAACCCTTACTTTGCCGAGCTTGCTCGAGGCATTGAAGACTATTGCGAGCGTAACGGGTTCTGCGTGATTCTCTGCAACTCCGACGACAACCTGGACAAGCAACGCAATTATTTACGCGTGCTGCTGGAGAAGCGAGTGGACGGTCTGATCGTTTCGTCGGTGGGCGGCGGCGACAGTCTGGTCGACAGCCTGGCGTCGGTCAGGACGCCGATGGTCATCGTCGACCGTGATCTGGAAAACATCACCGCCGATCTGGTGCGCATCGACCATGAGCTGGGCGCTTATCTGGCCACCTCGCACTTGCTGGGGTTGGGGCATCGCCACATCGCCTGTATTAGCGGACCCGCTGAAACCAGCGTTGCCCGCATGCGTCTGGCCGGGTATCACCGCGCGATGCAGGAAGCGGGTATCGACGTTCCGGACAGCTGGGTCGTGGAGAGCGATTTCACCGGGCCCAGCGGCTACAGGGCTGCCGGCACATTGCTGGAAAACGATAGGCCGACGGCGATCTTTGCTGCCAACGATATGGTAGGGATCGGGGTGCTGCGTGCGGCGGCCGAACGCAACGTACGTGTCCCCGCCGATCTTTCGGTGATCGGCTTCGATGACATTCAGATGAGTCAGTACGTTTTCCCGGCGCTGACCACCGTGGGCCAGTCGATTCTGCAGCTGGGTGAGCGCGCCGCCGAGGTGTTGCTCAAGCGGATTTCGACTCGCGGCGACAGCGCGGTGCAGCAGCTGATTGTTGCCCCAAGCATCGTGCTGCGTGAATCCACTGCGCCGCCAACCAACGCATTCAACGAGTTTCGCTGAGCCGGGCCCCGTGTCCGGATTGAAGAGTAAAGACGTCATGCAAGCAAAAGTAGTGATAGTGGGCAGCCTCAACATGGACCTGGTGACGCGTGCACCGCGTTTGCCGCGCGCCGGTGAAACACTCGCCGGCCAGTCGTTCGTCACGGTGCCGGGCGGGAAGGGCGCAAACCAGGCGGTCGCCGCTGCGCGTCTCGGCGCCAGTGTGGCCATGATCGGCTGTGTCGGTGATGACGCCTACGGTGAGCAGCTGCGCGCCGCGTTGCTGGCGGAGGGCATTGATTGTCAGGCCGTGACTGCCATTGCCGGTGAGTCGACCGGGGTTGCCCTGATTGTGGTGGACGACAGCAGCCAGAACGCGATCGTCATCGTTGCCGGCGGTAATGGGCACGTCAGCGCCGGTGTGGTCGACAGTTTCGACGCATTGCTAAGCCAGGCCGAGGTGATCATCTGTCAGCTCGAAGTCCCGATGGCCACCGTCGGCCATGTCCTCAAGCGTGGGCGCGAGCTGAATAAGACGGTCATCCTCAATCCGGCTCCCGCCAGCGGTCCATTGCCAGCCGAATGGTACGCCTGGATTGATTATCTGATCCCGAACGAAAGCGAGGCCACGGCATTGACGGGGTTGCCGGTCGACAGCGTGGCGACGGCCGATGCCGCTGCCACTGCCCTGCTTGCGTCGGGCGTGAGCAAGGTCATTGTCACGCTGGGTGAGCAGGGGGCGTTATCCGCCAGTCAGGCAGGCTCTGCGCATTTCCCCGCGCCGAAGGTCAAACCGGTCGATACCACTGCCGCCGGTGACACGTTTGTCGGCGGATTCGCGGCGGCGCTCGCTGAAGGCAAATCCGAGCCGGACGCCATACGTTTCGGACAGATCGCCGCAGCGTTGTCCGTCACCCGTTCCGGCGCTCAGCCTTCCATTCCGACGTTCAACGAAGTCCAGGGTTATTAACCATGAAAAAAACACCACTGCTCAATATCGCGCTGTCACGGGTGGTCGCGTCGCTGGGGCACGGCGATGTCCTGATGATCGTCGATGCCGGGATGCCGGTGCCTGCGGGGGTCGAGCTCATTGATCTGGCCGTCACCCACGGGGTGCCTGACTTCGTCAGTGTGTTGAACACCGTGCTCGCCGAAATGCAGGTGGAAAGCCACGTGCTCGCAGATGAAATGCGTGAAAAGCAACCGCCGGCGCTGGCCGTGCTCGACACGCTTAACGCCGCAGGGCATCTGGGCGAGCAGCGTCTTGTCAGTCATGAAGCGTTGAAACAGTTGAGCCGCAACGCTCGCGCCATTGTGCGCACCGGCGAATGCCAGCCGTATACGAACATTGCACTGGTGTCCGGCGTCGTCTTCTGACGCCACCGCTTTCCGTGCCATCCTCAAGAAACAGGGAGTTTCCTATGCACACATGTCGTCACATTTTCGTTCACCTGATCAGGAGTGTTGCTCTGTTGGCCATTCTTTCCGCCACGGCTGTTCAAGCAGCCGAAAAACGCGATCTGATCATCGACACCGATCCCGGGGCGGACGACGTCGTTGCGCTGCTGTTGGCATTGGCGTCCCCTGAAGAACTGAATGTCATGGCGATCACCACGGTGGCGGGGAACGTGCGCATTGACAAGACGTCGCGCAACGCACGCCTGGCCCGAGAGTGGGCAGGGCGCGAGGAGGTTCCGGTTTACGCGGGCGCGGGTCGGCCGTTGGTGCGCACGCCGATTTATGCCGAGAACATTCACGGCAAGGAAGGCTTGCCGGGCGTAGAGGTGCACGAACCGAAAAAAGGTCTGGCGCAGGGTAATGCGGTGCAGTACCTGGTGGAGACGTTGCGCAACGCCGCGCCTCACAGCATCACCATTGCCATGCTGGGACCGCAGACCAATCTGGCCCTCGCGCTGGTTCAAGCGCCCGACATCACCCAGGGCATCAAGGAAGTGGTGGTCATGGGCGGTGCGCATTTCAACGGCGGTAACATCACGCCCGTGGCGGAATTCAACCTCTACGCCGATCCGGATGCCGCCAAGGTGGTCCTCGCCAGCGGGGTCAAACTGACCTATGTGCCGCTGGATGTGACGCACAAGATGCTCACCAGCGATCAGCGCCTCAAGCAGATCGAAGCCTTGAACAATCAGGCGGGCAAGCTGGTCGGCAGCATTCTCAATGAATACGTCAAGGCTGACATGGTGCATTACGGGCTGCCGGGTGGTCCGGTGCATGACGCCAGCGTCATCGCGTGGCTGCTGAAGCCGGAGCTGTTCAGCGGCAGGCAGGTCAACCTGGTGATCGACAGCCGCGAAGGCCCTGGCTTTGGTCAGACGGTCGCCGACTGGTATGACACGCTGGGACAGAACAAGAACGTGTTCTGGGTCGAAAATGGCGATGCCCAAGGTTTCTTCGACCTCCTGACCCAGCGTCTTGGACGTCTCAAGTAACCGCGGTCAGGCGTTGTCCAGCACCGCCGTGGAATAGCGCAGAAACACCTGATTCATGAAGTTCTGGGCGCCCGAGGTGCCCAGTTCCTTGACCAGCAGATCGACTGCGATGATGGCCAGCTCCTCCGGGCTTCCCGGGCTGTGTGCACAATGTCCCTGGGGCCATTTGGCCTTGATGTCCGCATCGATCGATACGATTGTCATGGTGTTTCATCCCTCTCGAAAACGGTCAATTCCTGCCATCGATACCCGCGCTTGAGGGTGCGAGCAGGGCGTGCAGTAAACCATCTTGTCTGGTTTTGCGCACTGCGACTTAGGCATGAACACCGATGCATGCCAGAATTGGCGACTTTCATGTCAGGGCCTTACCGGTGTCTATCGATCTTACCGATTCACGATCTTTTACCCTCGACGCTGTGAGGCAGATGATCGCAAGCGCAAATGACAATACCCATAATCAGTTAAGGGTCAGCCGTGATGGCAAGGCATGGCTGTCCAGCGCGGCAGTGGGTGGGGTTGATATCGAGGGCCTGTTGTTTCGCCTTGAAACCTGGGCTGCCGGCTCCGGCTGTGTTGGTCCTGTCGCCGCGAGCGATGCGGTCTGGGTGACGCAGATCTACAACGCGCTGCGGGATAACTGGGCTGAACCGCGCGTTGATTATGTGGATGTGTACTAGCGTTACCCTGCTCGGATTGAGTCAGTTCCTAAACGTTTTGTGACGATTTGTTTGCCCTGACCACGGCAGGTCTCCGGCAGACTCCGGCCTTCGTCGGCGACACGGCCAGCCGCGTCTTTAAGGGTGTCAACGAAACCCTGCGGATCGAGCGCTGTCGCACAGGTTCTGGTTCACGTTAAACGTAAGGAGCATATATGCCCTGGAAACATGCATCATCGGGTCTGGTTATGTTGGCAGCCGTGTTGGCGGGGTGCAGCAGTACCTCCGAGACGTCGAAACCTGCCGAGAGCGCGGTTGCTACCGAATCCGGTCATTCCCGTTGTGATGCTGGCGCCGCGCAATTCGCGGTGGGCAAACCGGCATCGGCGGCCTTGCTGGAGCAGGCGCGCGTCAAGGCGGGCGCACAGACGGCCAGAGTGCTTGGGCCCAACGACATGGTCACGCTGGAGTACCGATCTGATCGCCTGAATCTGAATACCGATCAGGCCACAACGGTCAATCGCGTCAACTGTGGCTAAGCACCGTTTTTGAGGCAAAAAAAACCCCGTCAGTGACGGGGTTTTTTTAGCACGCTCGGATTACTCCGGGCGAACCTGAGCGGCTTGCATGCCCTTTTGGCCTTTCTCAGCCACGAAAGAGACAGTCTGGCCTTCTTTCAGGCTTTTGAAACCGTCGGATTCGATAGCTTTGAAGTGTACGAACAGGTCGTCACCGCCACCTTGTGGAGTGATAAAGCCGAAGCCTTTTTCATCGTTGAACCATTTTACGGTGCCGGTTTGGCGATTAGACATGGTGTATCTCCAGAAACATAATTTTCAGTAGTGCTGTGTTGCTCAGGCCAACTGGGCACACGGTGGCTATCATAGTCGAATTGTGTGAATGCTGGACTTTTTCAGTAAGAACTTTGCGTCAGTGCCGCAAATATAGTGAGCAAAAAGCGCGGCCACTTAACTGTTTCAACCAGGAGATGAGCCGCCGTTCAGAGCAGTCCGAGTGACCGAAGCCCCCGTATTTCGCGGGCTTCGGTCATTCTTGGTAGATGTCTTGTCGGGAAGGCTGCGACCTTCTCATCGCGGAATGTAAATTTTTTATTTTTTGCCTTTGAGGCAGTTTTCGCTCACGGCTTTTTGCAGGCGAGAGGTCATTTCGGTACTCGGAGGCGTCGTTTTGTCATTCAACGAAGCGATCTCCTTGTCCGAGAAATTCTTGTTGATCTGTTGAGCGCCGCATTCGCAATGCGCTTGTACGGCCTTGGCGTCCATCCCCGGATTATTCTGGGTGGCGGCGGCGGAGCACTCATTCATGTAAGTCGTCTTGGTTTTTGCGTCCATGGCGGCATGAGCGCTGATCGGAAGAGTCAACGCCAACGGTGCAAGGAGGGCGGCAACACGTAGAAGCTTCATGGTGGTTTCCTTTTTGTCTGTGGAACCTGCGAAAGCACAGGTCTTTAACGGGCCTCGGTTAATCTGACGGCAGGGATTCGCACCAGTTCAGTGTTCGGAGCTTTCCCACAGTGACTGAAGAAAACTTTATAGCCGCAGCAACCGGGTTATATGACCCGCGACAGACGGGCTGTGCTAGGATGCGCGTCCTGTAGATTCGCTCGCGTCTCGCGGGGCAGGGATTGCTTGAAGCGATTCCTGTCGATTTCGTCAAATCCAGTCACTCTGGTTCGGTCCAACGGTTGGCCCTCGGGCTCCTGCCACTGTGAGGCAGGTACACCACCGAATCGCGTACTGGCTCTATCCCAACCCACGTGACCTTTGGTAGGGGTCACCACTAGGAGAGGAGGCGCCATGCCAACTATTACTCTTCCCGACGGCAGTCAACGTTCTTTCGATCACCCGGTATCCGTTGCCGAGGTCGCGGCCTCCATTGGCGCAGGCCTTGCCAAGGCCACCGTGGCCGGCAAGGTCAACGGTCAATTGGTCGATGCCAGTGACATCATTGCTGCCGACGCGAGTCTGCAAATCATCACCCCGAAAGACCAGGAAGGCCTGGAGATCATTCGTCACTCCTGCGCCCACCTGGTTGGCCATGCGGTCAAGCAGCTGTACCCGACCGCGAAAATGGTGATCGGTCCTGTCATCGATGACGGCTTCTATTACGATATCGCCTACGAGCGCCCGTTCACGCCAGACGACATGGCGGCGATCGAGCAGCGCATGCAGCAGCTGATCGAAAAGGATTACGACGTCATCAAGAAGGTCACTCCGCGCGCGGAAGTGATCGAAGTGTTCAAGGCACGTGGCGAAGACTACAAATTGCGCCTGGTCGAGGACATGCCGAATGAAACGGCGATGGGCCTCTACTACCACGAAGAATATGTCGACATGTGCCGTGGTCCGCACGTGCCGAATACCCGCTTCCTCAAATCGTTCAAGCTGACCAAGCTGTCCGGTGCCTACTGGCGCGGCGACGCCAAGAACGAGCAGCTGCAGCGCGTGTACGGCACCGCCTGGGCTGACAAGAAGCAACTGGCTGCTTATATCCAGCGCATCGAAGAAGCTGAAAAACGCGACCATCGCAAGATCGGCAAGCGTTTGGGCCTGTTCCACACGCAAGAAGAAGCGCCAGGCATGGTGTTCTGGCATCCCAACGGCTGGACGCTGTATCAGGTGCTTGAGCAATACATGCGCAAGACTCAGCGTGAAAATGGCTATCTGGAAATCAAGACGCCGCAAGTGGTTGACCGCTCGCTGTGGGAGAAATCCGGGCACTGGGCCAACTACGCTGAAAACATGTTCACCACCGAGTCGGAAAGCCGCGACTACGCGATCAAGCCGATGAACTGCCCTTGCCATGTGCAGGTGTTCAATCAAGGCCTGAAGAGCTACCGCGAGCTGCCGATGCGTCTGGCCGAGTTCGGTGCCTGCCACCGTAACGAGCCGTCGGGTGCGCTGCACGGCATCATGCGTGTGCGTGCGTTCACTCAGGATGATGCCCACATTTTCTGCACCGAAGAGCAGATGCAGGCCGAATCCGCTGCATTCATCAAGCTGACCATGGATGTCTATGCCGACTTCGGCTTCAAGGACATCGAGATGAAGCTGTCGACTCGCCCGGAAAAGCGTGTCGGTTCGGATGACTTGTGGGATCGCGCGGAAGCTGCGTTGGCCGCTGCGCTGGACAGCGCCGGCCTGCCGTACGATCTGCAGCCGGGCGAGGGCGCGTTCTATGGTCCGAAAATTGAATTTTCCCTCAAGGACTGCTTGGGTCGCGTGTGGCAATGCGGTACATTGCAGCTCGATTTCAACCTGCCAATCCGTTTGGGTGCCGAATTCGTTTCGGAAGACAACGGTCGTAAGCATCCGGTCATGTTGCACCGTGCGATTCTCGGTTCCTTCGAGCGTTTCATCGGAATTCTGATCGAGCACTACGAAGGTGCATTCCCCGCCTGGCTGGCGCCAACTCAGGCAGTGATCATGAATATCACTGATAAACAGGCAGATTTTGCCCTTGAGGTGGAAAAAACTCTGGCTGAAAGCGGGTTTCGTGCCAAGTCCGACTTGAGAAATGAAAAGATCGGCTTTAAAATCCGCGAGCATACTTTGCTCAAGGTTCCTTATCTCCTCGTTATCGGAGATCGGGAGGTTGAAACGCAAACTGTCGCTGTGCGTACCCGTGAAGGCGCAGACCTCGGCTCAATGCCGGTCGCTCAATTCTCGGAGTTTCTTGCACAAGCGGTTTCCCGGCGTGGTCGCCAAGATTCGGAGTAATTATTATTAAGCGTGAAATGAGACAAGATAAACGAGCTGCACCGAAGGCCCCGATCAACGAGAATATCTCGGCACGCGAGGTTCGGTTAATTGGCGCTGACGGCGAGCAGGTTGGCATCGTCTCGATTGATGAAGCGCTTCGTATAGCTGAAGAAGCCAAGCTCGATCTGGTAGAAATTTCTGCCGACGCAGTACCGCCTGTCTGTCGTGTGATGGACTACGGCAAATCGATCTTCGAGAAGAAGAAGCAGATTGCTGCGGCGAAGAAGAACCAGAAGCAGATTCAGGTTAAAGAAATCAAGTTTCGTCCAGGGACGGAGGAAGGGGATTACCAGGTAAAACTACGCAACCTGGTACGTTTCCTGAGTGACGGGGACAGGGCCAAGGTATCGTTGAGATTCCGCGGTCGTGAGATGGCCCACCAGGAGCTGGGTATGGAGCTGTTGAAGCGGGTCGAACAAGACCTGCTCGAATACGGCGCCGTCGAACAGCATCCTAAGATGGAAGGACGCCAGCTGATCATGGTCATCGCCCCGAAAAAGAAGAAATAACCACCAGGGCACGGCAGGCCTTGCGGTTATGTTTATCAACTGAATGCGGAGTATCCGAACATGCCAAAGATGAAGACTAAAAGTGGTGCAGCTAAGCGGTTTCTGAAAACCGCGAATGGCATCAAGCACAAGCACGCTTTCAAGAGCCACATCCTGACCAAAATGTCGACCAAGCGTAAGCGTCAACTGCGCGGAAGCAGCCTGCTGCATCCGTCTGACGTGGCAAAAGTCGAGCGCATGCTGCGCCTTCGTTAATTTTGATCAAGAATAGAGGAAGTAACTCATGGCTCGTGTAAAGCGTGGCGTCATTGCCCGTAAGCGTCACAAAAAAATTCTGAAACTTGCTAAAGGCTACTACGGCGCGCGTTCACGCGTATTCCGTGTTGCCAAGCAAGCGGTAATCAAGGCAGGCCAATACGCCTACCGTGACCGTCGTCAGAAAAAACGTCAGTTCCGCGCTCTGTGGATCGCTCGTATCAACGCTGGTGCGCGTGTCAACGGTCTGTCCTACAGCCGTTTCATCGCTGGCCTGAAAAAAGCGTCGATCGAAATCGACCGTAAGGTTCTGGCTGATCTGGCAGTGAACGAAAAAGCGGCGTTTGCTGCGATTGTCGAGAAAGCTAAAGCCACTCTGGCCTAAGTCCCCGGCAATCACCGGACCTCGTTACGGGGTTCGGTGTTAAACGTCATAGATAGGGGAAGAGCCTTGTAAGCTCTTCCCCTATTTCGTATCTGGAGTCTGTACATGGAAAACCTGGACGCGCTGGTCTCTCAAGCACTTGAGGCTGTGCAAAGCGCCGAAGATATCAATGCCCTGGAGCAAATCCGGGTTCACTACCTCGGCAAGAAGGGTGAATTGACTCAGGTGATGAAGACCCTGGGGAATTTGCCGGCTGAAGAGCGTCCGCAAGTCGGTGCGCTGATCAACGTTGCCAAGGAGCGTGTCACAGAGGTTCTCAATGCGCGTAAGGCGTCCTTCGAGGAAGCGGATCTTGCCGCCAAACTCGCCGCCGAATCGATTGACGTAACCCTGCCTGGCCGCGGACAGACCACTGGTGGTCTGCACCCCGTCACCCGGACTCTGGAACGTATCGAACAATTCTTCACCCACATAGGCTACGGCATCGCCGAAGGCCCTGAGGTGGAAGACGATTACCACAACTTCGAAGCGCTCAACATCCCAGGCCACCACCCGGCCCGGTCGATGCACGACACCTTCTATTTCAATGCGAACATGTTGCTGCGCACCCATACCTCGCCGGTACAGGTCCGCACCATGGAATCGAACAAGCCGCCGATCCGCATCGTCTGCCCAGGCCGTGTGTACCGTAGCGACTCCGATATCACTCACTCTCCGATGTTCCATCAGGTCGAAGGCCTGCTGGTCGACCGCGATATCAACTTCGCCGACCTGAAAGGAACCATCGAGGAGTTTCTGCGCGTGTTCTTTGAAAAAGAACTGGCAGTGCGTTTCCGCCCCTCGTATTTCCCGTTCACCGAGCCGTCCGCCGAAGTCGATATGGAATGCGTGATGTGCAGCGGTAAAGGCTGCCGCGTCTGCAAGCAGACCGGCTGGCTGGAAGTCATGGGCTGCGGCATGGTTCATCCGAACGTGCTGCGTATGTCCGGCATCGATCCGGAAGAATTCCAGGGCTTTGCTTTCGGCATGGGCGCAGAGCGTCTCGCCATGCTGCGTTACGGCGTCAATGACTTGCGCCTGTTCTTCGACAACGACTTGCGGTTCCTCGCGCAATTTCGCTAGGAACCCTGCGCGACGCCACCGGATGGGTGGTGTTCGTGCGGCGGTCAGGTCGCAGATCCGTAACGAATCTATCAGGAGAGCAGGATGAAATTCAGTGAACAGTGGTTGCGTGGCTGGGTAAGCCCGCAAGTCTCCCGTGACGAGCTGGTAGCGCGTCTGTCCATGGCAGGGCTGGAGGTCGACAGCGTGACCCCGGCCGCCGGAGTTTTCAGTGGTGTTGTAGTCGGTGAGGTCGTGAGCACCGAACAGCATCCAGACGCTGACAAACTGCGCGTTTGTCAGGTCAGCAATGGTTCGGAAACGTTTCAGGTTGTCTGCGGTGCGCCCAACGTGCGCCCGGGCCTGAAGATTCCTTTCGCCATGATCGGCGCCGAATTGCCGGGCGACTTCAAGATCAAGAAGGCGAAGCTGCGTGGCGTCGAGTCCAATGGCATGCTCTGCTCACAGGCTGAACTGCAAGTGGGCGAGGGCAACGACGGCCTGATGGAATTGCCGGCCGATGCACCGGTGGGCAAGGATTTCCGTGCCTACCTGGAGCTGGACGACGCCAGTATCGAAGTCGACCTGACGCCTAACCGTGGCGACTGCCTGTCCGTCGCCGGTCTGGCCCGTGAAGTGGGCGCGTTGTATGACGCGACCGTCACACGCCCGCAGGTTGCCGTTGTTCCAGCGGTCCACGATGAAGTGCGCCCGGTCGACGTCCTGGCCCCGGCTGCCTGCCCGCGTTACCTGGGTCGTGTCATTCGTAATGTTGACCTGTCGCGTCCGACCCCGCTCTGGATGGTCGAGCGCCTGCGCCGCTCCGACGTGCGCAGCATCGACGCCGCCGTCGACATCACCAACTACGTCATGCTCGAGCTGGGCCAGCCACTGCACGCATTCGACCTCGCCGAGATCAACGGCGGGATCCGTGTTCGAATGGCGGAAGAGGGCGAGAAGCTTGTTCTGCTGGACGGCCAGGAAGTCAGCCTGCGCGCCGACACCCTGGTCATCGCCGACCACCAGCGTGCGTTGGCTATCGCTGGCGTGATGGGTGGCGAACACAGTGGCGTAAACACTGCGACCACGCGTGACATCTTCCTGGAAAGTGCTTTCTT
Proteins encoded:
- the pheS gene encoding phenylalanine--tRNA ligase subunit alpha, yielding MENLDALVSQALEAVQSAEDINALEQIRVHYLGKKGELTQVMKTLGNLPAEERPQVGALINVAKERVTEVLNARKASFEEADLAAKLAAESIDVTLPGRGQTTGGLHPVTRTLERIEQFFTHIGYGIAEGPEVEDDYHNFEALNIPGHHPARSMHDTFYFNANMLLRTHTSPVQVRTMESNKPPIRIVCPGRVYRSDSDITHSPMFHQVEGLLVDRDINFADLKGTIEEFLRVFFEKELAVRFRPSYFPFTEPSAEVDMECVMCSGKGCRVCKQTGWLEVMGCGMVHPNVLRMSGIDPEEFQGFAFGMGAERLAMLRYGVNDLRLFFDNDLRFLAQFR
- the thrS gene encoding threonine--tRNA ligase, which produces MPTITLPDGSQRSFDHPVSVAEVAASIGAGLAKATVAGKVNGQLVDASDIIAADASLQIITPKDQEGLEIIRHSCAHLVGHAVKQLYPTAKMVIGPVIDDGFYYDIAYERPFTPDDMAAIEQRMQQLIEKDYDVIKKVTPRAEVIEVFKARGEDYKLRLVEDMPNETAMGLYYHEEYVDMCRGPHVPNTRFLKSFKLTKLSGAYWRGDAKNEQLQRVYGTAWADKKQLAAYIQRIEEAEKRDHRKIGKRLGLFHTQEEAPGMVFWHPNGWTLYQVLEQYMRKTQRENGYLEIKTPQVVDRSLWEKSGHWANYAENMFTTESESRDYAIKPMNCPCHVQVFNQGLKSYRELPMRLAEFGACHRNEPSGALHGIMRVRAFTQDDAHIFCTEEQMQAESAAFIKLTMDVYADFGFKDIEMKLSTRPEKRVGSDDLWDRAEAALAAALDSAGLPYDLQPGEGAFYGPKIEFSLKDCLGRVWQCGTLQLDFNLPIRLGAEFVSEDNGRKHPVMLHRAILGSFERFIGILIEHYEGAFPAWLAPTQAVIMNITDKQADFALEVEKTLAESGFRAKSDLRNEKIGFKIREHTLLKVPYLLVIGDREVETQTVAVRTREGADLGSMPVAQFSEFLAQAVSRRGRQDSE
- the infC gene encoding translation initiation factor IF-3; the protein is MIIKREMRQDKRAAPKAPINENISAREVRLIGADGEQVGIVSIDEALRIAEEAKLDLVEISADAVPPVCRVMDYGKSIFEKKKQIAAAKKNQKQIQVKEIKFRPGTEEGDYQVKLRNLVRFLSDGDRAKVSLRFRGREMAHQELGMELLKRVEQDLLEYGAVEQHPKMEGRQLIMVIAPKKKK
- the rpmI gene encoding 50S ribosomal protein L35 — its product is MPKMKTKSGAAKRFLKTANGIKHKHAFKSHILTKMSTKRKRQLRGSSLLHPSDVAKVERMLRLR
- the rplT gene encoding 50S ribosomal protein L20, which codes for MARVKRGVIARKRHKKILKLAKGYYGARSRVFRVAKQAVIKAGQYAYRDRRQKKRQFRALWIARINAGARVNGLSYSRFIAGLKKASIEIDRKVLADLAVNEKAAFAAIVEKAKATLA